A window of the Parambassis ranga chromosome 17, fParRan2.1, whole genome shotgun sequence genome harbors these coding sequences:
- the piezo2b gene encoding piezo-type mechanosensitive ion channel component 2 isoform X5, with protein sequence MASEVVCGLVFRLLLPVCLAAACLFRYNALSFVYLIYLLLIPLFAEPTCTTMQGHTGRLLRSLCFTSMSFLLLHIIYQITVNSLVAQSSISPNFNCSAWEKSIRQIGFESVSGADAGNGIRVFIPDIGMFVVGLAIWLLCRSLVQKRPPEDMAQYNTDFEAEEQEEEEKLSLDDDILLEEDYEAGYEAEEEEELEEYEEEEEEDGGEEEAKESTKMKILRLVQEVASKVKEVIGNLITTAGKVVVTILLGMTGIMQPSLTSAVYFFTFLFLCTWWSLCRTFNTLIFSCMCVLMAIFSAGHIIVLYLYQFQVFQESVRPNDTYSRVFGITPIVQSNCSYTWKLIVHKNTMWYHFVSPIMLLILYYTLATLIRLWLQEPIDQLMDDKDSDMCEEEEEDGNRANNSANRKRQLWWESRQGTDEKNLLSTQDGISTTEAVPTLNGTSFDFVTTDNGPVCLDLYSTPQYKMDHTGDDTEKKDECVYEVCLPPEDSALKESEDEENEIKKKGVGAMVKVFHFIMKQSYLCALIAMMVWSITYVSWLTFVFLMWSCILWMVRDRRRYAMLSSPFMVAYGNLMIVLQYIYTFQGMEPVPGFFVKKNNPFHSLSSKILCLLSFWLLLRQTLTERQEKQKEDSASLSDVHVEVQEKKEEEEPEEGGEQDVMQVFGNMVMALLVKYWIYICGGMFFFVSFEGTIVMYKIIYMMMLLSCVALYQVHYERWRWILKYFWMSLVMYTMLVLTLVYTAQFEGSVEAWGKMLNTSVKSLKDLGLEKFDTGMLFTRIAIPTSFLLVCVLHLHYFHQRFLQLTDLKAVVAKEESTIYRLVHPDGSLADLTMLSASSVDAALPKEEERLQEKQEEQGGWETEKEQTLVVVMDDTDMTGEKPKSFSDQRQSSTEESVHCSMKTEPEPSTEQSSDLRNKWHLVVDRLTVLFLKFLEYFHKLQLFIWWLLEIHIIKIVSCYIIVFTLYEVSLFNYVFLASWAFALPYSQYRPLASSICTVWTCVIIVCKMLYQLKSIDPPSYSKNCTMPDYTPAQKQEMEDSLLYKGPVDPANWVGLQKSDDLLGYLRDNLLMLALLAFEVTIYRHQEYFRLRNKLSPPAARIIFHDITRQHLDIGIIHFVKYFVNYFFYKFGLETCFLLVVNVMGQRMDFYSMLHGFALIVVMYRRRRKAIAEIWPKYCCFLACMLTVQYFVCIGIPPAACKDYPWRFPNSTTDSNVVKWLYVPDFHTHPKPTFLIYDLMLLLCASLQRQVFEDENMAAVRLMAGDNVEICRDLDAASFSVHNPVPDFIHCRSYLDMLKVIMFSYLFWFVLTIIFITGTTRISVFCMGYLVACFYFLLFGGKLLLKPIKKILHYWDFLIAYNVFVITMKNILSILACGYIKSMMVNHCWLIQLFSLACTIKEYKIQKSDSKECELPSNEAGIIWDSICFAFLLLQRRVFMSYYFLHVVADIRASQILASRGAELFQATIVKAVKARLEEESKSVEQLKRQMERIKLRQQKFKRGKEKMLSLAQESVDGQTMVQPEDDDDDGAHPTNAKTKKKQWWRPWVDHASMVRSGDYYLFETDSEEEDEEEEEKKDGEQPKKSAFQFLYQTWLTDPKAALKARAKDKRKFWKKYTKGVRRRKTKKDAGHVAIDVGELSDGQEKGDENKKSGGPDNIIKRVFNIIKFTWVLFQTTVNSFTKWMNSMCSEYIDISTVLRIERCMLTREVKKGNIPSRESIHVYYQKAMRLNMSRQASLDQLSEDGSTSGSTRVRRRRGGYRMESQDSTASRDSISSAFTEATTLFSRQSTLEDMDAMPEFIPKTSERARPKLRKMYGLDVSNSSMDSGGSSFISSETTQCVMLYSRQGTTDTIEEVEDEQDQGEDKQQVPRESQQQDEGQGAEGVTWSDQESRLREEKEEEGEDKVEEGPEVAEGQQSEVGEEGVEAPEDQEREHAPWESFGPDEGPSFRPEEADSAPTMQQNDFTESEDGGGQQDFLQTECQGGLLYTPDTDASKTSDADVPPSYSKAVSFDRLELSDDESDTDRKRRMVMTFDSRSDSRSDIMLPSMTTELTASELLLNKMFYDEELEQSDRFYQSQPLILQLCYALYNMVVAHSELVCYLVIIVNHMVSANCVTLVLPITIFLWAMLSVPRPSKRYWMTAIIYTEVTIVIKYFFQFSFFPFHNTIDKNKPFHPPNIIGVEKKDGYVIYDLLQLLALFFHRSILKCHGLWDEDDPKQKKEPPSQSESEDEVKSKESESEKESEPASSVFNERRGSTQTMRSINFGTSIDSGQVQVHVQHQQTYQRRKSSSGASHISHPSVHSSARSKRGSTTSHNSSRKDGSEASEASVHQKTRKQMIIEKLREQFLKVKAFVVKRFMEVYLSIRLFFYNLIHPEYSAVTDVYVLMFLADTVDFIIIVFGFWAFGKHSAADITSSLSEDQVPGPFLVMVLIQFGTMVVDRALYLRKSVMGKVIFQVFLVFGIHFWMFFILPGVTAKRFSENRVAQMWYFVKCIYFGLSAYQIRCGYPTRVLGNFLTKSYNYVNLFLFQGFRLVPFLTELRAVMDWVWTDTSLSLSSWICVEDIYAHIFILKCWRESEKRYPQPRGQKKKKVVKYGMGGMIVMLLICIVWFPLLFMSLVKSVAGVVNTPLDVSLTITLAGFQPIFTMSAQQKQLRDVTPDEFRIFVKSYTSDDGAMQWLEGYTFEDLTIAELKGSSNSLWTISPPSRTNLIEMLSTVKEEFPVTVSWSVQRNLSLGAKAETASGKHVTHLENNTKSELIKVLNGSSTISEVNLTNIFPRFVRAPSDSDAKPVEALQGGDKHLAISLTLMRAENLTDQIQEWWIVNQTTLGPIKKQCNGTAEEKQKCKDKKFDAGLEMYIFSDKVSPPSLGFLAGYGIMGLYASVVLVIGKFVREFFSGISHTIMFEELPNVDRILKLCTDIFLVRETGELDLEEDMYSKLIFLYRSPETMIKWTREKTQ encoded by the exons CGTGAGTGGTGCAGACGCAGGCAACGGCATCCGGGTGTTCATCCCTGACATCGGCATGTTCGTGGTCGGCTTGGCCATCTGGCTGCTGTGTCGCAGTCTGGTCCAGAAGAGGCCGCCTGAGGACATGGCCCAGTACAACACGGACTTCGAAGCAGAGGAACAG gaggaagaagagaagctgAGCCTGGATGACGACATCCTGCTAGAGGAGGACTACGAAGCCGGTTatgaggctgaggaggaggaggagctggaggagtacgaagaagaggaggaggaggacggcggGGAGGAAGAGGCAAAGGAGAGCACCAAGATGAAGATTCTGCGGCTTGTGCAGGAAGTCGCTTCCAAAGTGAAGGAGGTCATCGGAAACTTGATCACCACTGCAGGGAAGGTAGTGGTCACCATCTTGTTGGGCATGACAG gaaTCATGCAGCCCTCATTGACCTCAGCCGTTTACTTCTTCACCTTCCTGTTCCTGTGCACCTGGTGGTCCCTGTGCAGGACCTTCAACACGCTCATCTtcagctgcatgtgtgttctgATGGCAATCTTCAGCGCTGGACACATCATCGTCCTCTACCTCTACCAGTTCCAGGTCTTTCAGGAGTCCGTCCGACCGAACGACACCTACAGCCG agtATTTGGCATCACTCCCATTGTTCAGAGCAACTGCTCCTACACATGGAAGCTcattgtgcacaaaaacactaTGTGGTACCACTTCGTCAGTCCCATCATGCTGCTGATTCTCTATTACACCCTGGCTACACTCATCCGCCTCTGGCTGCAGGAGCCCATCGACCAGCTGATG gACGACAAGGACTCTGATAtgtgcgaggaggaggaggaggacggaaaCAGAGCGAACAACTCGGCCAACAGGAAGAGGCAGCTGTGGTGGGAATCACGCCAGGGCACCGATGAGAAAAAC CTCCTCTCCACCCAGGATGGCATCAGTACAACCGAG GCTGTTCCCACCTTAAACGGGACATCATTTGACTTTGTCACCACTGACAATGGACCAGTCTGTTTGGACTTGTACTCCACCCCTCAGTATAAAATGGACCACACCGGTGATGACACAG agaagaaggacgagtgtgtgtatgaggtgtgtTTGCCCCCAGAGGATTCAGCGTTGAaggagtctgaggatgaagagaaTGAGATAAAGAAGAAGGGAGTCGGTGCTATGGTCAAAGTCTTCCACTTCATTATGAAACAGAGCTACCTCTGTGCACTCATAGCAATGATG gtgtgGAGCATCACCTACGTCAGCTGGCTCACGTTCGTCTTCCTCATGTGGTCCTGTATACTGTGGATGGTGAGGGACCGGAGGCGCTACGCCATGCTGTCCTCACCCTTCATGGTGGCCTACGGCAACCTGATGATAGTTCTGCAGTACATTTACACCTTCCAAGGCATGGAGCCAGTCCCAGGATTCTTTGTCAAGAAGAACAACCCATTCCACTCACTTTCCTCCAAG ATCTTGTGTCTTCTGAGCTTCTGGCTGCTACTGAGACAAACGCTGACGGagagacaagaaaaacaaaaagaagacagTGCTAGTCTGTCAGATGTTCATGTGGAGGTCCAGGAGAAGAAGG aggaagaggagcctgAGGAAGGAGGGGAGCAGGACGTCATGCAGGTTTTTGGTAACATGGTGATGGCTCTCCTGGTCAAATACTGGATCTACATCTGTGGCGGCATGTTCTTCTTTGTCAGCTTTGAGGGGACCATCGTCATGTACAAGATCATCTACATGATGATGCTGCTGTCCTGTGTGGCGCTCTACCag GTGCACTATGAGCGCTGGCGATGGATCCTGAAGTACTTTTGGATGTCACTGGTGATGTACACCATGCTGGTCCTTACCCTGGTCTACACTGCTCAGTTTGAAGGGTCGGTGGAAGCTTGGGGTAAAATGCTGAACACATCCGTAAAGAG CTTGAAAGACCTGGGCTTAGAGAAGTTTGATACGGGCATGCTGTTCACCAGGATTGCTATTCCCACTTCCTTTTTGCTGGTGTGTGTTCTCCACTTGCACTACTTCCACCAGCGCTTTCTGCAGCTCACTGACCTCAAGGCTGTGGTCGCTAAAGAAGAGAGCACAATTTACAG ACTGGTCCACCCTGATGGCAGCCTGGCAGATCTAACCATGCTCAGTGCCAGCTCAGTGGACGCAGCACTGcccaaagaggaggagaggctgcaggaaaagcaggaggagcaaGGAGGGTgggagacagagaaggagcagaccttggtggtggtgatggatgACACTGACATGACTGGTGAAAAGCCCAAGAGCTTCTCCGACCAACGGCAGtccagcacagaggagagcgtccaCTGCAGCATGAAGACTGAGCCAGAACCGAGCACCGAGCAGAGCTCAG ATCTGAGGAATAAATGGCACCTGGTGGTCGACCGCCTGACTGTGCTCTTCCTCAAGTTCCTGGAGTATTtccacaaactgcagctgttcaTCTGGTGGTTACTGGAGATACACATTATCAAGATTGTGTCCTGCTACATCATTGTGTTCACTCTGTATGAG GTGTCTCTGTTTAACTATGTGTTCCTGGCATCCTGGGCCTTCGCCTTGCCCTACAGCCAATACAGGCCGCTTGCCTCCAGTATTTGCACTGTCTGGACATGTGTCATCATTGTATGCAAGATGTTGTACCAGCTGAAGTCTATAGATCCCCCGTCATACTCCAAGAACTGCactatg CCAGACTACACACCAGCACAGAAGCAAGAGATGGAGGACTCTTTGCTGTATAAGGGGCCTGTTGATCCAGCCAACTGGGTGGGCCTGCAAAAGTCTGATGACCTGCTGGGCTACCTCAGG GACAACCTCCTGATGCTGGCTTTGTTAGCATTCGAGGTGACCATCTATCGCCATCAGGAATACTTCAGACTGAGAAACAAACTGTCGCCTCCGGCTGCCAGAATTATCTTCCATGATATCACACGGCAGCACCTGGACATCGGGATAATCCACTTTGTGAAGTACTTTGTCAACTACTTCTTCTACAAGTTTGGATTAGAG ACATGTTTCCTGTTGGTGGTCAATGTGATGGGGCAGCGTATGGACTTCTACTCCATGCTTCACGGCTTTGCCTTGATAGTAGTCATGTATAGACGCAGAAGAAAAGCCATCGCTGAGATCTGGCCCAAGTACTGCTGCTTCCTGGCCTGCATGCTCACGGTGCAGTACTTTGTCTGCATTGGGATTCCACCTGCAGCCTGTAAAG ACTATCCCTGGAGGTTTCCCAACTCGACTACAGACTCCAATGTGGTCAAGTGGCTCTATGTCCCAGATTTTCACACCCACCCAAAGCCAACATTCCTGATCT ATGATTTAATGTTGCTGCTGTGCGCCTCTCTCCAGAGGCAGGTCTTCGAGGATGAGAACATGGCAGCCGTCCGCCTCATGGCTGGTGACAATGTGGAGATCTGTAGAGACCTGGATGCAGCCTCCTTCAGCGTCCACAACCCTGTCCCTGACTTTATCCACTGCAG GTCCTACCTGGACATGCTGAAGGTCATTATGTTCAGCTACTTGTTCTGGTTTGTCctcaccatcatcttcatcactggaACCACAAGAATCAGCGTCTTCTGTATGGGTTACCTGGTGGCCTGCTTTTATTTCCTGCTCTTTGGCGGCAAGCTTCTGCTGAAACCAATCAAAAAGATCCTCCACTATTGGGACTTCCTGATCGCCTATAATGTTTTTGTGATCACAATGAAGAACATTTTATCT ATCCTGGCGTGCGGCTACATTAAATCTATGATGGTCAACCACTGCTGGTTAATCCAGTTGTTTAGTTTAGCGTGCACCATCAAggaatacaaaatacaaaagagCG ATTCAAAAGAGTGTGAACTGCCCAGTAATGAGGCCGGCATCATCTGGGACAGTATCTGTTTcgccttcctgctgctgcagagacgaGTCTTCATGAGTTACTACTTTCTTCATGTGGTGGCAGATATCAGAGCATCACAGATACTGGCCTCCAG agggGCAGAGCTCTTTCAGGCTACTATTGTGAAGGCGGTGAAAgccaggctggaggaggagagcaagtcggtggagcagctgaagagACA GATGGAGCGCATTAAATTGAGGCAGCAAAAGTTTAAGAGGGGCAAGGAGAAGATGCTGAGCCTGGCGCAGGAGTCTGTAGACGGACAGACGATGGTCCAgcctgaggatgatgatgatgatg GAGCACATCCAACGAATGCCAAGACCAAAAAAAAGCAGTGGTGGAGGCCGTGGGTTGACCATGCTTCCA TGGTGAGAAGTGGAGACTATTACTTGTTTGAAACTGAcagtgaagaagaagacgaggaggaggaggagaaaaaagatgGGGAGCAACCAAAGAAGTCAGCGTTTCAG TTTCTTTACCAAACCTGGCTCACAGACCCCAAAGCTGCTCTCAAAGCTCGAGCCAAAGATAAACGCAAATTTTGGAAGAAATATACCAAAGGGGTCCGACGCAGGAAAACCAAGAAAGATG CGGGTCACGTTGCCATTGATGTTGGGGAGCTGTCTGATGGGCAAGAAAAGGGAGATGAGAACAAGAAGTCTGGTGGACCAG ACAACATCATCAAACGAGTGTTCAACATCATAAAGTTCACCTGGGTGCTCTTCCAGACAACGGTCAACAGCTTCACCAAGTGGATGAACAGCATGTGCAGCGAGTACATCGACATCTCCACTGTGCTGCGTATCGAGCGCTGCATGCTGACTCGAGAGGTCAAAAAG GGCAACATCCCGTCCAGAGAGAGCATTCATGTGTATTATCAAAAGGCCATGAGGCTCAACATGTCCAGGCAGGCCAGCTTGGATCAGCTCAGCGAGGACGGCTCAACCTCAGGTTCCACCAGGGTCCGAAGGAGGCGAGGAGGCTACCGAATGGAGAGCCAGGACTCCACAGCCTCCAGAGATAGCATTTCCAG TGCCTTTACTGAGGCCACCACGCTGTTTTCCCGTCAATCTACCCTTGAAGACATGGATGCAATGCCAGAGTTCATTCCTAAAACCAGTGAGCGCGCCAGGCCCAAACTGCGTAAGATGTATGGCCTTGATGTGTCCAACTCCTCCATGGACAGTGGCGGCAGCAGCTTCATATCCAG tGAAACAACCCAGTGTGTCATGCTCTACTCTAGGCAGGGCACTACAGACACCATAGAAGAAGTGGAGGATGAGCAGGATCAAGGGGAAGACAAGCAGCAGGTGCCCAGGGAATCCCAACAGCAGGATGAGGGACAGGGGGCTGAAGGTGTGACGTGGAGTGATCAAGAATCCAGactgagagaagaaaaagaagaagaaggagaagataAGGTGGAGGAGGGGCCGGAGGTGGCAGAGGGACAGCAGAGTGAGGTGGGTGAGGAAGGAGTAGAGGCACCAGAGGACCAGGAAAGAGAGCATGCTCCCTGGGAGTCCTTTGGTCCAGACGAAGGCCCCTCCTTTAGGCCGGAGGAGGCAGACTCTGCCCCTACTATGCAGCAGAACGATTTCACCGAGAGTGAAGacggaggaggacagcaggactTCCTGCAGACAGAATGTCAGGGAGGGCTGCTCTACACGCCTGATACAGATGCCTCTAAAACATCAGACGCTGACGTGCCTCCCAGCTACAGCAAGGCGGTCAGCTTTGACCGTCTGGAACTCAGCGATGATGAGAGTGACACGGACAGGAAGAGGCGCATGGTGATGACCTTCGACAGTCGCTCAGACAGCAGGTCGGACATCATGCTGCCATCCATGACCACTGAGCTGACGGCCAGCGAACTGCTACTCAACAA GATGTTTTACGATGAGGAGCTGGAGCAGTCGGATAGGTTCTACCAGTCCCAGCCTCTCATCCTCCAGCTCTGCTATGCTCTGTATAACATGGTGGTGGCACACTCAGAGCTTGTGTGCTACCTGGTCATCATTGTTAATCACATGGTGTCAGCCAACTGTGTCACCCTGGTCCTTCCCATCACCATCTTCCTCTGGGCCATGCTGTCTGTGCCCCGTCCCAGCAAGCGCTACTGGATGACTGCCATCATCTACACTGAG GTCACCATCGTCATCAAGTACTTCTTCCAGTTTAGCTTTTTCCCCTTCCACAATACCATCGATAAGAATAAACCGTTTCACCCTCCCAACATCATCGGCGTGGAGAAGAAAGATGGCTACGTCATCTATGACCTGCTCCAATTACTGGCTCTATTTTTCCACAGGTCCATCCTGAAG TGTCATGGTCTATGGGACGAGGATGACCCCAAACAGAAGAAAGAGCCGCCTTCTCAGAGCGAGTCTGAAGATGAGGTGAAAAGCaaggagagtgagagtgagaaggagTCTGAGCCTGCCTCATCAGTGTTCAATGAGAGGAGAGGCTCCACTCAGACCATGAGGTCCATAAACTTTGGGACCTCCATAGACTCAGGACAGGTCCAGGTGCACGTCCAGCATCAGCAGACCTACCAGCGACGCAAGAGCTCCAGTGGAGCCTCGCACATTTCTCATCCGTCTGTGCATTCTTCAGCAAGATCTAAGAGAG GAAGTACCACTTCCCACAACAGCAGCCGCAAAGATGGCAGTGAAGCCAGCGAGGCCAGCGTCCACCAGAAGACACGCAAACAGATGATCATAGAGAAACTGAGGGAGCAGTTCCTCAAAGTAAAAGCTTTCGTCGTGAAGCG GTTTATGGAGGTCTACCTCTCCATCAGGCTGTTTTTTTATAACTTGATCCATCCAGAGTACAGCGCGGTCACAGACGTCTACGTGCTGATGTTCCTCGCTGACACAGTGGATTTCATCATCATTGTGTTTGGATTCTGGGCGTTTGGG AAACACTCAGCGGCAGACATCACTTCCTCCCTGTCAGAGGATCAGGTGCCAGGACCCTTCCTGGTCATGGTCCTGATACAGTTTGGCACCATGGTGGTGGACCGGGCTCTCTACCTAAGGAAGTCTGTGATGGGAAAAGTCATTTTCCAGGTCTTCCTTGTCTTTGGCATCCACTTCTGGATGTTTTTTATCCTGCCAGGCGTCACAGCAAA GCGCTTCAGTGAAAACAGAGTCGCTCAGATGTGGTATTTTGTCAAGTGCATCTACTTCGGGCTGTCGGCCTATCAGATCCGCTGTGGTTATCCCACCCGtgttctgggaaactttctTACGAAGAGCTACAATTATGTCAACCTCTTCCTGTTTCAAGG TTTCCGTCTGGTACCCTTCCTGACGGAGCTGCGAGCCGTGATGGACTGGGTCTGGACCGACACCTCGCTGTCTCTGTCAAGCTGGATCTGTGTGGAGGACATCTACGCTCACATCTTCATCCTGAAATGCTGGAGAGAGTCTGAGAAG AGGTACCCACAACCGCGTggccagaagaagaagaaggtggtcAAGTACGGGATGGGAGGAATGATTGTGATGCTGCTGATCTGCATTGTCTGGTTCccgctgctcttcatgtccctGGTAAAATCTGTGGCGGGGGTCGTCAACACTCCGCTGGACGTCTCACTCACAATCACCCTGGCCGGCTTTCAG CCCATCTTCACCATGAGTGCTCAACAAAAGCAACTGCGGGATGTTACACCAGATGAATTTAGAATATTTGTGAAAAGCTATACAAGCGACGAT GGAGCCATGCAGTGGTTGGAGGGCTACACCTTTGAGGATCTGACCATCGCTGAGCTGAAAGGCAGCTCCAACTCTCTGTGGACCATCAGTCCACCCAGCAGAACCAACCTAATAGAAATGCTTTCGACGGTCAAGGAGGAATTCCCGGTCACCGTGTCCTGGTCTGTGCAAAG AAACCTCAGTCTTGGTGCCAAGGCTGAAACAGCATCTGGAAAACATGTGACTCACCTAGAAAATAATACAAAGAGTGAGCTTATAAAGGTGCTGAATGGGTCAAGTACCATCTCAGAAGT GAACCTGACAAATATCTTCCCTCGCTTCGTACGAGCTCCCAGCGACTCAGATGCCAAGCCAGTTGAGGCGCTGCAAGGTG gTGACAAACATCTTGCAATTAGCTTGACCTTGATGCGAGCTGAGAATTTGACAGATCAGATCCAAGAATGGTGGATTGTCAACCAGACTACGCTCGGCCCCATAAAAAAGCAGTGTAATGGAACGgctgaggaaaaacaaaagtgtaaaGACAAAAAGTTTGATGCCGGCCTGGAGATGTACATATTCAGTGACAAAGTCAGCCCGCCAAGTTTGGGCTTTCTGGCTGGTTATGG TATCATGGGCCTGTACGCCTCAGTGGTTCTGGTTATCGGCAAGTTTGTGCGTGAATTCTTCAGTGGCATTTCCCACACCATCATGTTTGAGGAGCTGCCCAACGTGGACCGCATCCTGAAGCTGTGCACTGACATCTTCCTGGTCCGAGAGACGGGGGAGCTGGACCTGGAGGAGGACATGTACTCCAAACTCATCTTCCTCTACCGCTCACCAGAGACAATGATAAAGTGGACCCGGGAGAAAACTCAGTGA